A stretch of Halichondria panicea chromosome 1, odHalPani1.1, whole genome shotgun sequence DNA encodes these proteins:
- the LOC135338050 gene encoding uncharacterized protein LOC135338050 isoform X1: MLIPYSSIKKEHCSYTLSKENKHKSSKLFCIAACKYIIIMAHFPPKNMEDILKSYDVIEVGEFLMNENILSEREFRTIKTLRHKQDITSFLTQMLKGDLCRLEMFRKAMIKFSMDAMYRTISQLSEWSSSLPTTVESECYHDTSKEKDVNMLFYAHNVYGQPSVDRLARSISQETGYDTEYPTYTMSQQLRNIPKLKHATAQPKPKRSEAVLQAHTSRKERSKSNSVVKITNNYIHVVPQDVSTTTSSRVRPVLLSFRHRHQAGAYCDQLLPRSSGQLKEQNSTDVMLKCFRDLLKECSHELFSSLNVDSLLPHLQKERLVTHEEFQTLIHPSKTSQEKKNFLLSILPSKGENAYEGFLTCLTNADDHSGHSYLVKLLTRLLPSKSVTFV; this comes from the exons ATGCTTATACCATACTCCTCCATAAAAAAAGAGCATTGTAGTTATACTTTGTCCAAGGAGAATAAACACAAGTCTAGCAAGCTATTttgtatagctgcatgcaagtatataataattatggctcattTTCCACCAAAGAACATGGAAGACATATTGAAAAGCTATGATGTCATCGAAGTGGGAGAGTTTCTAATGAATGAGAATATTCTGTCGGAAAGAGAGTTCAGAACCATTAAAACTCTCCGACACAAGCAAGATATTACCAGTTTCTTAACTCAAATGCTCAAAGGAGATTTATGTCGGCTTGAAATGTTTCGCAAGGCAATGATAAAATTTTCTATGGATGCCATGTATAGAACCATTAGCCAGCTTTCAGAATGGAGTTCTAGTTTACCAACTACAGTGGAGTCAGAGTGTTATCATGACACGTCCAAAGAGAAAGATGTAAACATGCTATTTTATGCTCATAATGTATATGGTCAACCGTCAGTTGATAGGCTTGCTCGA TCAATCAGTCAAGAAACTGGATATGATACTGAGTACCCTACGTATACAATGTCCCAACAACTGAGAAATATTCCAAAGTTAAAACACGCCACTGCCCAACCTAAGCCAAAGAGAAGTGAAGCAGTGCTGCAAGCACATACGAGCAGAAAAGAACGTTCAAAATCTAATAGTGTAGTGAAAATTACaaataactatatacatgtggtTCCACAAGATGTTTCAACAACTACTTCATCTAGAGTCAGACCAGTGTTATTGTCATTTCGCCACCGCCACCAAGCT ggaGCCTACTGTGATCAATTGTTACCACGATCAAGTGGCCAGTTGAAAG AACAAAATTCGACAGATGTGATGCTCAAATGTTTTAGAGACCTACTAAAGGAATGCAGTCATGAGCTATTTAGCAGCTTGAATGTGGATTCCTTACTGCCACACCTACAAAAGGAGCGGCTGGTGACACACGAAGAGTTTCAGACTCTCATTCACCCATCGAAAACGAGCCAAGAGAAGAAGAACTTTTTATTGTCAATTCTACCTTCTAAAGGGGAAAATGCATATGAAGGATTTCTCACTTGTCTGACCAATGCAGATGACCATTCAGGACATTCGTATTTGGTCAAACTATTGACTAGGTTGCTTCCGTCAAAATCTGTAACATTTGTTTAG
- the LOC135338050 gene encoding uncharacterized protein LOC135338050 isoform X2 — MLIPYSSIKKEHCSYTLSKENKHKSSKLFCIAACKYIIIMAHFPPKNMEDILKSYDVIEVGEFLMNENILSEREFRTIKTLRHKQDITSFLTQMLKGDLCRLEMFRKAMIKFSMDAMYRTISQLSEWSSSLPTTVESECYHDTSKEKDVNMLFYAHNVYGQPSVDRLARSISQETGYDTEYPTYTMSQQLRNIPKLKHATAQPKPKRSEAVLQAHTSRKERSKSNSVVKITNNYIHVVPQDVSTTTSSRVRPVLLSFRHRHQAGAYCDQLLPRSSGQLKDVMLKCFRDLLKECSHELFSSLNVDSLLPHLQKERLVTHEEFQTLIHPSKTSQEKKNFLLSILPSKGENAYEGFLTCLTNADDHSGHSYLVKLLTRLLPSKSVTFV; from the exons ATGCTTATACCATACTCCTCCATAAAAAAAGAGCATTGTAGTTATACTTTGTCCAAGGAGAATAAACACAAGTCTAGCAAGCTATTttgtatagctgcatgcaagtatataataattatggctcattTTCCACCAAAGAACATGGAAGACATATTGAAAAGCTATGATGTCATCGAAGTGGGAGAGTTTCTAATGAATGAGAATATTCTGTCGGAAAGAGAGTTCAGAACCATTAAAACTCTCCGACACAAGCAAGATATTACCAGTTTCTTAACTCAAATGCTCAAAGGAGATTTATGTCGGCTTGAAATGTTTCGCAAGGCAATGATAAAATTTTCTATGGATGCCATGTATAGAACCATTAGCCAGCTTTCAGAATGGAGTTCTAGTTTACCAACTACAGTGGAGTCAGAGTGTTATCATGACACGTCCAAAGAGAAAGATGTAAACATGCTATTTTATGCTCATAATGTATATGGTCAACCGTCAGTTGATAGGCTTGCTCGA TCAATCAGTCAAGAAACTGGATATGATACTGAGTACCCTACGTATACAATGTCCCAACAACTGAGAAATATTCCAAAGTTAAAACACGCCACTGCCCAACCTAAGCCAAAGAGAAGTGAAGCAGTGCTGCAAGCACATACGAGCAGAAAAGAACGTTCAAAATCTAATAGTGTAGTGAAAATTACaaataactatatacatgtggtTCCACAAGATGTTTCAACAACTACTTCATCTAGAGTCAGACCAGTGTTATTGTCATTTCGCCACCGCCACCAAGCT ggaGCCTACTGTGATCAATTGTTACCACGATCAAGTGGCCAGTTGAAAG ATGTGATGCTCAAATGTTTTAGAGACCTACTAAAGGAATGCAGTCATGAGCTATTTAGCAGCTTGAATGTGGATTCCTTACTGCCACACCTACAAAAGGAGCGGCTGGTGACACACGAAGAGTTTCAGACTCTCATTCACCCATCGAAAACGAGCCAAGAGAAGAAGAACTTTTTATTGTCAATTCTACCTTCTAAAGGGGAAAATGCATATGAAGGATTTCTCACTTGTCTGACCAATGCAGATGACCATTCAGGACATTCGTATTTGGTCAAACTATTGACTAGGTTGCTTCCGTCAAAATCTGTAACATTTGTTTAG
- the LOC135338050 gene encoding uncharacterized protein LOC135338050 isoform X3: MLIPYSSIKKEHCSYTLSKENKHKSSKLFCIAACKYIIIMAHFPPKNMEDILKSYDVIEVGEFLMNENILSEREFRTIKTLRHKQDITSFLTQMLKGDLCRLEMFRKAMIKFSMDAMYRTISQLSEWSSSLPTTVESECYHDTSKEKDSISQETGYDTEYPTYTMSQQLRNIPKLKHATAQPKPKRSEAVLQAHTSRKERSKSNSVVKITNNYIHVVPQDVSTTTSSRVRPVLLSFRHRHQAGAYCDQLLPRSSGQLKEQNSTDVMLKCFRDLLKECSHELFSSLNVDSLLPHLQKERLVTHEEFQTLIHPSKTSQEKKNFLLSILPSKGENAYEGFLTCLTNADDHSGHSYLVKLLTRLLPSKSVTFV; this comes from the exons ATGCTTATACCATACTCCTCCATAAAAAAAGAGCATTGTAGTTATACTTTGTCCAAGGAGAATAAACACAAGTCTAGCAAGCTATTttgtatagctgcatgcaagtatataataattatggctcattTTCCACCAAAGAACATGGAAGACATATTGAAAAGCTATGATGTCATCGAAGTGGGAGAGTTTCTAATGAATGAGAATATTCTGTCGGAAAGAGAGTTCAGAACCATTAAAACTCTCCGACACAAGCAAGATATTACCAGTTTCTTAACTCAAATGCTCAAAGGAGATTTATGTCGGCTTGAAATGTTTCGCAAGGCAATGATAAAATTTTCTATGGATGCCATGTATAGAACCATTAGCCAGCTTTCAGAATGGAGTTCTAGTTTACCAACTACAGTGGAGTCAGAGTGTTATCATGACACGTCCAAAGAGAAAGAT TCAATCAGTCAAGAAACTGGATATGATACTGAGTACCCTACGTATACAATGTCCCAACAACTGAGAAATATTCCAAAGTTAAAACACGCCACTGCCCAACCTAAGCCAAAGAGAAGTGAAGCAGTGCTGCAAGCACATACGAGCAGAAAAGAACGTTCAAAATCTAATAGTGTAGTGAAAATTACaaataactatatacatgtggtTCCACAAGATGTTTCAACAACTACTTCATCTAGAGTCAGACCAGTGTTATTGTCATTTCGCCACCGCCACCAAGCT ggaGCCTACTGTGATCAATTGTTACCACGATCAAGTGGCCAGTTGAAAG AACAAAATTCGACAGATGTGATGCTCAAATGTTTTAGAGACCTACTAAAGGAATGCAGTCATGAGCTATTTAGCAGCTTGAATGTGGATTCCTTACTGCCACACCTACAAAAGGAGCGGCTGGTGACACACGAAGAGTTTCAGACTCTCATTCACCCATCGAAAACGAGCCAAGAGAAGAAGAACTTTTTATTGTCAATTCTACCTTCTAAAGGGGAAAATGCATATGAAGGATTTCTCACTTGTCTGACCAATGCAGATGACCATTCAGGACATTCGTATTTGGTCAAACTATTGACTAGGTTGCTTCCGTCAAAATCTGTAACATTTGTTTAG
- the LOC135338130 gene encoding uncharacterized protein LOC135338130, with protein MDQPRAVERTRLEKLLQHYDIKDFIRFLAKKKFLSAFEHTLLSRLTKKETINHLAKRDQLEGGLMDIFLQYTNFVFEDVNLVLSEILRDQRLFPPKQESDSDSFSSSSFSEDSDPGQYSQESPNDISECSAIVDDPGYCTQSNSLGCSLTNDVQLPSPEYLEATSRQLQPATMHPSRPKKNRRSGHVYFTTNNYFNSVPMNSSLPLTQHWIPNQGYSAATDTDSQFSLQSPVYEKIENFKLVLQKCNRELIECLNVRSLLPYLIEQELLTSDEYETLKMGTRNEQNQSLLHILPSKGEHACKRFLKCLNQEKEHLGHKQLATRLSGMI; from the exons ATGGATCAGCCAAGAGCTGTTGAGCGAACAAGGTTGGAGAAACTTTTGCAGCACTACGACATCAAAGATTTTATCAGATTTCTAGCTAAAAAGAAGTTTCTATCTGCTTTTGAACATACACTTCTATCTAGACTTACCAAGAAAGAAACCATTAACCACCTAGCTAAGAGAGACCAACTTGAAGGGGGCCTCATGGACATTTTTCTTCAGTACACTAACTTTGTCTTCGAAGATGTGAACTTGGTACTTTCTGAGATTTTAAGAGACCAGAGATTGTTCCCACCCAAACAAGAATCTGATTCTGATTCCTTTTCATCATCATCTTTCTCAGAAGATTCTGACCCTGGCCAGTACAGCCAAGAAAGTCCAAAT GACATAAGTGAATGTTCAGCTATTGTTGATGATCCTGGGTATTGTACACAAAGCAATTCACTGGGATGTTCTCTGACAAATGATGTTCAGCTTCCTTCTCCGGAGTACCTCGAAGCAACCAGTAGACAATTGCAACCAGCAACAATGCATCCTTCACGACCGAAGAAAAACAGACGCTCAGGGCATGTGTACTTCacaaccaataattatttcaattcAGTGCCTATGAACTCAAGCTTGCCGTTGACACAACACTGGATTCCAAATCAG GGTTATAGTGCAGCGACAGACACAGACAGCCAATTTTCACTACAGTCACCAGTTTATG AGAAGATTGAAAACTTCAAGCTAGTACTACAAAAATGCAACCGTGAGCTTATAGAATGCTTAAACGTACGATCACTGCTACCATATCTTATTGAGCAAGAACTTTTGACTTCAGATGAATATGAAACCCTTAAAATGGGGACCCGAAATGAGCAAAATCAGTCACTATTACATATACTACCCTCAAAAGGTGAACATGCTTGCAAACGATTCCTCAAATGCTTAAACCAAGAAAAGGAGCACTTGGGCCATAAACAGCTTGCAACACGTCTGAGTGGTATGATATAA